The Chelatococcus sp. HY11 genome includes a window with the following:
- a CDS encoding phosphoglycerate kinase yields MSSFRTLDEAPVKGQRVLVRVDINVPMEDGKVTDATRIERVVPTLREIADRGGKVILLAHFGRPKGKREPKDSLKPVVKAVAAALGKPVAFAEDCIGEAAAQAVAKLADGGVLLLENTRFHAGEEKNDKAFVAELAKLGDIYVNDAFSAAHRAHASTEGLAHVLPAYVGRSMQAELDALRKGLEKPARPVVAIVGGAKVSTKLDLLENLVAKVDALVIGGGMANTFLHAEGVNIGKSLAEKDLADTARRILSVAQEKNCAIILPVDGLVAYEFKANAPHHAYGFDAVPTDGMILDVGPQSIERIKSAIDDAATIVWNGPLGAFELNPFDHGTVVAARHAAERTKQGKLVSIAGGGDTVAALNHAGVGDDFTYVSTAGGAFLEWLEGKDLPGVSALKVS; encoded by the coding sequence ATGAGCTCGTTCCGCACCCTCGACGAAGCGCCGGTGAAGGGGCAGCGCGTCCTTGTACGCGTCGACATCAACGTCCCCATGGAGGATGGCAAGGTCACAGATGCCACGCGCATCGAGCGGGTGGTGCCCACGCTGCGTGAGATTGCCGACCGTGGCGGCAAGGTCATTCTGCTCGCCCATTTCGGCCGCCCGAAGGGCAAGCGCGAACCGAAGGACAGCCTGAAGCCAGTGGTAAAGGCAGTGGCGGCGGCGCTGGGCAAGCCGGTCGCCTTCGCTGAGGACTGCATCGGTGAGGCGGCCGCTCAGGCGGTCGCCAAGCTTGCCGACGGCGGCGTCCTTCTCCTCGAGAACACCCGCTTCCACGCCGGCGAGGAAAAGAACGACAAGGCCTTCGTGGCCGAGCTCGCCAAGCTCGGCGACATCTATGTCAATGACGCCTTCTCGGCGGCCCATCGCGCCCATGCCTCGACCGAGGGGCTGGCCCACGTCCTCCCGGCCTATGTCGGCCGCAGCATGCAGGCCGAGCTCGACGCGCTGCGCAAGGGCCTGGAGAAGCCCGCGCGCCCGGTCGTCGCCATCGTCGGCGGCGCCAAGGTGTCGACGAAGCTCGATCTCCTGGAGAACCTGGTCGCCAAGGTCGATGCCCTCGTGATCGGGGGCGGCATGGCGAACACCTTCCTGCATGCCGAGGGCGTCAATATCGGCAAGTCGCTCGCCGAGAAGGATCTCGCCGATACCGCTCGCCGCATCCTCTCGGTCGCGCAGGAAAAGAACTGCGCCATCATCCTGCCGGTGGACGGTCTCGTCGCCTATGAGTTCAAGGCGAATGCGCCGCACCATGCCTATGGTTTCGACGCCGTGCCGACCGACGGCATGATTCTCGATGTCGGCCCGCAATCGATCGAACGGATCAAATCCGCGATCGACGATGCCGCGACGATCGTCTGGAATGGCCCGCTCGGTGCCTTCGAGCTCAACCCCTTCGACCATGGCACCGTCGTTGCCGCCCGGCATGCCGCCGAGCGGACGAAGCAGGGCAAGCTCGTGTCGATCGCCGGTGGCGGCGACACCGTCGCGGCCCTGAACCATGCAGGCGTTGGCGACGATTTCACCTACGTGTCCACGGCCGGCGGCGCTTTCCTCGAATGGCTCGAGGGGAAGGATCTGCCGGGTGTCAGCGCGCTGAAAGTGTCCTGA
- the gap gene encoding type I glyceraldehyde-3-phosphate dehydrogenase produces the protein MAVRVAINGFGRIGRNVLRAIVESGRTDIEVVAINDLGPVETNAHLLRFDSVHGRFPHQVTVDGDSINVGRGPIKVTAVRNPAELPHKDLGVDIALECTGIFTSREKAAAHLAAGAKRVLVSAPADGADLTVVYGVNHDKLTKDHLVVSNASCTTNCLAPVAKVLDEAFGIEQGFMTTVHAYTGDQPTLDTMHKDLYRARAAAMSMIPTSTGAAKAVGLVLPQLAGKLDGTSIRVPTPNVSVIDFKFVPSRATTKDAVNSALKAAADGPLKGILAYTTAPNVSIDFNHDPHSSTFALDQTKVLDGKLVRVMSWYDNEWGFSNRMSDTAVAMAKLI, from the coding sequence ATGGCGGTTCGGGTCGCGATCAATGGGTTCGGGCGGATCGGGCGCAATGTGCTGCGCGCCATCGTGGAAAGCGGACGCACGGACATCGAAGTCGTGGCGATCAACGATCTCGGCCCGGTCGAGACGAATGCCCATCTGCTGCGTTTCGACTCGGTGCATGGTCGCTTTCCGCATCAGGTGACGGTCGACGGCGACAGCATCAATGTCGGACGTGGGCCGATCAAGGTCACGGCGGTCCGCAATCCGGCCGAGCTGCCGCATAAGGACCTCGGTGTCGACATCGCGCTGGAATGCACGGGCATCTTCACGAGCCGCGAGAAGGCCGCCGCGCATCTCGCCGCCGGCGCCAAGCGCGTCCTGGTCTCGGCTCCGGCCGATGGCGCCGACCTCACGGTCGTTTATGGCGTCAACCACGACAAGCTCACCAAGGATCACCTCGTCGTTTCCAACGCGTCCTGCACCACCAACTGCCTCGCGCCGGTGGCCAAGGTGCTGGACGAGGCCTTCGGCATCGAGCAGGGTTTCATGACGACGGTTCACGCCTATACCGGCGACCAGCCCACGCTCGACACCATGCACAAGGACCTCTACCGGGCCCGCGCTGCTGCGATGTCGATGATCCCGACCTCGACCGGCGCCGCCAAGGCGGTGGGCCTCGTGCTGCCGCAGCTCGCCGGCAAGCTGGATGGCACGTCGATCCGCGTCCCGACGCCGAATGTCTCGGTCATCGACTTCAAGTTCGTGCCGAGCCGGGCGACGACGAAGGACGCGGTGAATTCCGCCCTCAAGGCCGCCGCTGATGGCCCGCTGAAGGGCATTCTTGCCTATACCACCGCGCCGAATGTCTCGATCGACTTCAATCACGATCCGCATTCCTCGACCTTCGCCCTCGACCAGACGAAGGTGCTCGATGGAAAGCTGGTGCGCGTGATGTCCTGGTACGACAACGAGTGGGGCTTCTCCAACCGCATGTCCGATACCGCGGTTGCAATGGCGAAGCTCATCTGA
- the tkt gene encoding transketolase: protein MTSQVEHDRLANALRALSMDGVEKAKSGHPGLPMGMADVATVLFSRFLKFDAADPHWPDRDRFVLSAGHGSMLLYSLLHLTGYESVSLDEIKRFRQLHSKTPGHPENFVTAGVETTTGPLGQGLATAIGMAMAERMLAAEFGEDLVDHYTYVIASDGDLMEGVSHEAIALAGHLKLSRLIVLYDDNGISIDGPLSLADTVDQVKRFEAAGWLASRVDGHDPQAVAAAIANARTADRPVMIACRTTIGYGAPTKAGTSKAHGEALGAEELAGAKAALKWEYGPFEIPTDIASAWRAIGERGRAAREEWQRRLAAAPQNTRDDFVRRLVGERPKALGPAISALKGKLIAEAPAIATRKASELVLEAVVPLLPELAIGSADLTPSNNTRTKTAKAINAADFSGRYIHYGIREFGMAAAMNGIALHGGFLPAGATFMVFTDYARPAMRLAALMGTSVVYVMTHDSIGLGEDGPTHQPVEHLAALRAMPNMRVFRPADAVETAEAWQLALTRKDGPTVLALTRQNLPLLRKEAVESNLCATGAYELSPAGGKAIATLFASGSEVEIAVAAQAKLAEKGIHARVVSVPSLELFLEQPEDVQKAVIGDAPIKVAVEAAVRFGWDAVIGHDGIFVGMASFGASGPYKDLYAYFGITAESVVERVTARHNG, encoded by the coding sequence ATGACATCCCAGGTAGAACACGACCGTCTGGCCAATGCACTCCGCGCCCTTTCCATGGATGGCGTGGAGAAGGCCAAGTCCGGCCACCCCGGCCTGCCCATGGGCATGGCCGACGTCGCGACGGTCCTGTTTTCGCGCTTCCTGAAGTTCGATGCCGCCGATCCGCACTGGCCTGATCGCGACCGTTTCGTGCTGTCAGCCGGCCATGGCTCGATGCTGCTGTATTCGCTGCTGCACCTGACCGGTTACGAAAGCGTCTCCCTCGACGAGATCAAGCGCTTCCGCCAGCTGCATTCGAAGACGCCGGGCCATCCCGAGAATTTCGTGACGGCAGGCGTCGAGACGACCACCGGTCCGCTCGGCCAGGGGCTCGCTACCGCGATCGGCATGGCAATGGCCGAGCGCATGCTCGCCGCTGAATTCGGCGAAGACCTCGTCGACCACTACACCTATGTGATCGCCTCCGACGGCGATCTGATGGAAGGCGTCAGCCACGAGGCCATCGCTCTCGCTGGTCATCTCAAGCTCTCCCGGCTCATCGTCCTCTATGACGACAACGGCATTTCCATCGACGGCCCGCTATCGCTTGCCGACACCGTCGACCAGGTGAAGCGCTTCGAGGCGGCCGGCTGGCTCGCCTCCCGCGTCGACGGGCATGATCCCCAGGCGGTCGCAGCCGCCATCGCCAACGCGCGCACGGCCGACCGGCCCGTGATGATCGCTTGCCGCACGACCATCGGTTACGGCGCTCCGACGAAGGCCGGGACATCCAAGGCCCATGGTGAAGCCCTCGGCGCCGAGGAACTGGCCGGCGCCAAGGCCGCCCTGAAATGGGAATACGGCCCGTTCGAGATCCCCACCGATATCGCCAGCGCCTGGCGGGCCATCGGCGAACGCGGACGCGCCGCGCGTGAGGAATGGCAGCGTCGCCTCGCCGCCGCGCCGCAAAACACCCGGGACGATTTCGTCCGCCGCCTCGTCGGCGAGCGCCCGAAGGCGCTCGGTCCCGCGATCTCGGCGCTCAAGGGCAAACTCATCGCCGAGGCCCCGGCCATCGCCACCCGCAAGGCGAGCGAGCTCGTTCTCGAGGCCGTCGTGCCGCTCCTGCCGGAACTGGCGATCGGCTCGGCCGACCTTACGCCGTCGAACAACACCCGCACCAAGACGGCGAAAGCCATCAATGCCGCAGATTTCAGCGGCCGCTACATCCACTACGGCATCCGTGAATTCGGCATGGCCGCGGCCATGAACGGCATCGCCCTGCATGGCGGCTTCCTGCCGGCCGGCGCGACCTTCATGGTCTTCACCGACTATGCCCGCCCAGCCATGCGCCTCGCGGCGCTGATGGGAACGAGCGTGGTCTATGTCATGACCCACGACTCCATCGGTCTTGGCGAGGATGGCCCGACCCACCAGCCGGTGGAGCATCTGGCGGCGCTCCGCGCCATGCCGAACATGCGCGTGTTCCGCCCGGCGGACGCGGTCGAGACCGCCGAAGCCTGGCAGCTCGCCCTCACCCGCAAGGACGGCCCGACCGTCTTGGCATTGACGCGCCAGAACCTGCCTCTGCTGCGCAAGGAAGCCGTCGAGAGCAACCTCTGCGCGACCGGCGCCTATGAGCTGTCGCCGGCGGGCGGGAAGGCCATCGCGACGCTGTTCGCCTCGGGCTCGGAGGTCGAGATCGCCGTCGCGGCGCAGGCCAAGCTCGCCGAGAAGGGCATCCATGCCCGCGTGGTCTCCGTACCGTCGCTGGAGCTGTTCCTCGAACAGCCGGAAGACGTGCAGAAGGCCGTGATCGGCGATGCGCCCATCAAGGTGGCCGTAGAGGCCGCGGTTCGCTTCGGCTGGGACGCCGTCATCGGCCATGACGGCATCTTCGTGGGCATGGCGAGCTTCGGCGCCAGCGGGCCTTACAAGGATCTTTACGCTTATTTCGGCATTACGGCTGAAAGCGTTGTGGAACGTGTGACCGCGCGCCACAACGGCTGA
- a CDS encoding DUF4164 family protein, translating into MTLAEALKRLEAAIGTLEAATMRRLETERRRGDLETELSLMQDDRARMAVELDGTLARLNNLEAVTEDVDKRLARATSVVGSILSEAGRR; encoded by the coding sequence ATGACGCTTGCTGAGGCGCTGAAGCGACTCGAGGCGGCCATCGGGACGCTGGAGGCCGCCACCATGCGTCGTTTGGAGACCGAACGTCGCCGGGGCGATCTCGAGACCGAGCTGTCGCTGATGCAGGATGATCGGGCGCGCATGGCTGTCGAACTCGACGGCACGCTGGCGCGTCTCAACAATCTAGAGGCCGTCACGGAAGACGTCGACAAGCGGCTCGCCCGCGCGACGAGCGTCGTCGGCTCCATTCTCTCCGAGGCCGGGCGGCGCTAG
- a CDS encoding cell division protein ZapA: MAEVNVSIAGRNYRMACGPGEEEHISALAGVLDGRILELRQSFGEIGDMRLHVMAALTIADELSEAKRGLANLEAEVAKLKEAVGAGDARVGTMEAELTEAVASAAQRIERIARELNTPQQNG, from the coding sequence ATGGCAGAGGTCAATGTCAGCATCGCCGGGCGCAACTATCGCATGGCCTGCGGGCCCGGCGAAGAAGAGCATATCTCCGCGTTGGCAGGGGTGCTCGACGGACGCATCCTCGAACTGAGGCAGTCCTTCGGCGAGATCGGCGACATGCGTCTCCATGTCATGGCGGCGCTCACGATTGCGGACGAATTGTCCGAGGCCAAGCGTGGTCTCGCCAATCTCGAAGCGGAGGTCGCGAAGCTCAAGGAGGCGGTCGGGGCTGGCGACGCGCGCGTCGGTACCATGGAGGCCGAGCTCACCGAGGCGGTCGCATCAGCCGCCCAGCGCATCGAGCGCATCGCCCGCGAGCTCAATACGCCGCAGCAGAACGGGTAA
- a CDS encoding 5-formyltetrahydrofolate cyclo-ligase, which yields MNDRPIGARKSDLRAAILAARKIFASSNGTAAGMALAGPVLELPIFAQEGAVVGGYWPIRGEADPRPLLMALGMRRIPTALPVVVEDDLSFHLWRDGEVLVPAGLGTFGPDTTAPVVRPSILLVPLVAFDRRGYRLGYGRGFYDRVVARLKAAGPLATIGLAYAMQEVPAVPTEPHDQPLDYVATEHGVLVTGAPPPGRDGR from the coding sequence TTGAACGATCGTCCGATCGGGGCGCGCAAGTCCGATCTTCGCGCCGCCATCCTCGCTGCCCGTAAAATTTTCGCCTCTTCCAACGGCACCGCCGCCGGCATGGCCCTCGCCGGTCCGGTGCTGGAGCTGCCGATTTTCGCGCAGGAAGGCGCGGTCGTCGGCGGTTACTGGCCGATCAGGGGAGAGGCCGATCCGAGGCCTTTGCTGATGGCGCTCGGCATGAGGCGTATCCCGACCGCCCTGCCGGTGGTCGTGGAGGACGACCTTTCCTTCCATCTGTGGAGGGATGGCGAGGTGCTCGTGCCAGCCGGGCTCGGCACTTTCGGTCCCGACACCACGGCTCCCGTCGTCCGTCCGTCGATCCTTCTTGTTCCCCTCGTCGCCTTCGACCGCAGAGGCTACAGGCTCGGCTATGGCCGTGGCTTCTACGACCGGGTGGTGGCGCGGCTGAAGGCGGCGGGGCCGCTGGCGACCATCGGTCTCGCCTATGCCATGCAGGAAGTGCCGGCCGTGCCGACCGAGCCCCATGACCAGCCGCTCGACTACGTCGCCACCGAGCATGGGGTTCTCGTCACGGGGGCGCCGCCGCCCGGGCGTGACGGCAGGTGA
- a CDS encoding TIGR00282 family metallophosphoesterase, whose protein sequence is MRLLFLGDVVGRPGRSAVTRLLPGLRQAWALDCVIINGENAAGGFGLTEAICDDLLGAGADVVTLGNHSFDQREALVFIERQPRLLRPVNFPPGTPGRGVTMVETATGARVLVANVMGRLFMDALDDPFAAMERAVGECPLGLGADAIVVDVHAEATSEKQAMGHFLDGRVSIVVGTHTHVPTADARILPGGTAYQSDAGMCGDYQSILGMQHEEAVRRFVQKTPGARLEPATGEGTLTGLAVETDDRTGLAVKVSAVSIGPHLAEIRPAFWEKA, encoded by the coding sequence ATGCGCCTGCTGTTTCTTGGAGATGTCGTCGGGCGTCCTGGGCGTTCCGCAGTCACGCGCCTTCTGCCTGGTCTCAGACAGGCCTGGGCGCTCGATTGCGTGATCATCAACGGCGAGAATGCCGCCGGCGGCTTCGGGCTCACGGAGGCGATCTGCGACGACCTGCTGGGTGCCGGCGCTGACGTCGTCACGCTGGGCAACCATTCCTTCGATCAGCGCGAAGCCCTCGTTTTCATCGAAAGGCAGCCGCGCCTGCTGCGCCCGGTGAATTTTCCGCCGGGCACGCCCGGTCGGGGCGTCACCATGGTGGAGACCGCTACGGGAGCCCGGGTGCTCGTGGCCAATGTCATGGGGCGGCTGTTCATGGACGCGCTCGACGATCCCTTCGCGGCGATGGAGCGGGCGGTCGGCGAATGTCCCCTCGGCCTCGGCGCGGACGCGATCGTTGTGGATGTCCACGCCGAGGCGACCAGTGAGAAGCAGGCCATGGGCCATTTTCTCGACGGACGGGTCAGCATCGTCGTGGGCACCCATACCCATGTGCCGACGGCCGACGCGCGTATCCTGCCGGGCGGCACGGCTTACCAGTCCGACGCCGGCATGTGCGGGGACTACCAGTCCATCCTCGGCATGCAGCACGAGGAGGCGGTCCGCCGCTTCGTGCAGAAAACGCCCGGCGCGCGGCTCGAGCCCGCGACGGGAGAGGGGACGCTCACGGGCCTTGCCGTCGAGACCGACGACCGGACGGGCCTCGCGGTGAAAGTCTCGGCCGTGTCGATTGGCCCGCATCTGGCCGAGATCCGTCCGGCTTTCTGGGAGAAGGCCTGA
- a CDS encoding D-2-hydroxyacid dehydrogenase, whose amino-acid sequence MRIHIQNTATLNSTYTVDEALWAAALARNGEDGAAYQVTYGNTLDDYAGAIADAELLLSHNRSIPDLFPVEAPKLKYVMCGNAGLDSLAPFDWLPPGVTLLTNSGTHADKAGEYAIMALLMLANRIPAFVAAQGEARWNRQAGRLLRDGRLTVVGLGALGGAAAHHGKAFGMHVTGVRTSATPHPACDRVVATSDVDSVLPETDYLVLACPLTPATRNILDRRRLALLPRHAGLVNIGRGQLVDEPALCDALDTGALAGAVLDVFVTEPLPRDARIWTTPDVVITPHMSADDPARYMANTLDVLFTNMKALREGRPLPNTFDITRGY is encoded by the coding sequence ATGCGCATCCATATCCAGAACACCGCGACCCTCAATTCAACCTATACCGTCGATGAGGCCCTTTGGGCGGCCGCGCTGGCCCGCAACGGCGAGGATGGCGCGGCTTACCAGGTCACCTATGGCAATACGCTGGACGACTACGCCGGCGCCATCGCGGATGCGGAACTGCTGCTCAGCCACAACCGCAGCATTCCGGACCTGTTTCCTGTTGAGGCACCGAAGCTGAAATACGTCATGTGCGGCAATGCCGGCCTTGATTCGCTCGCCCCCTTCGATTGGTTGCCGCCCGGCGTAACCCTGCTGACCAACAGCGGCACCCATGCCGACAAGGCCGGCGAGTACGCAATCATGGCCCTGCTGATGCTGGCGAACCGCATTCCCGCCTTCGTCGCGGCCCAGGGCGAGGCGCGCTGGAACCGGCAAGCCGGCCGGCTTCTGCGCGACGGACGCCTGACCGTGGTCGGCCTCGGCGCCCTTGGCGGGGCCGCCGCCCACCATGGCAAGGCCTTCGGCATGCATGTGACTGGGGTGCGCACCAGCGCCACGCCGCACCCTGCCTGCGACCGTGTGGTCGCCACCAGCGATGTCGACAGCGTCCTGCCGGAGACGGACTATCTCGTGCTGGCCTGCCCGCTGACGCCGGCCACCCGCAACATCCTCGACCGGCGTCGGCTCGCGCTGCTGCCACGCCATGCCGGATTGGTGAATATCGGACGCGGACAGCTGGTGGACGAGCCGGCGCTCTGCGATGCCCTCGACACGGGCGCGCTCGCCGGCGCTGTGTTGGACGTCTTCGTCACGGAGCCGCTGCCGCGGGACGCCCGCATCTGGACGACACCCGATGTGGTGATCACGCCGCATATGTCGGCCGATGATCCCGCGCGTTACATGGCGAACACGCTCGACGTGCTCTTCACGAACATGAAGGCCCTGCGCGAAGGACGCCCCTTGCCGAACACCTTCGACATCACGCGGGGTTATTAA
- the ggt gene encoding gamma-glutamyltransferase, producing MTVNAASSGVPALSPAFACEKTPVHATKGMVVTNHPLASQAASQMLLSGGNAIDATVAALFALTVVEPMMVGVLGGGLLHIRQADGSHRVIDALSTAPAAAHAGMYETVSDVLPDYQITVGRRNETGDAAVAVPGALAGWCEALKRFGRLPLGDVMAPAIQLAARGFAVTPYLVDCITDTAADLARDNGLARLYLPGGHALETGDRLIQGDYAATLQAIADEGSDALYRGPLGAALATATSSGGGSLAVSDLADYATVTRDVVRSHYRGFEIVGPPPPSSAGVHIAQMLNILEGYDIGALGFGTADNAHLLAEVLKIAFADRAVATADPAFVEVPVARLIDPAYAAERRAALSIDQARDWLPGISAGRSLMPPESPNTTHVTIADSEGNVVAATQTINSVFGARVMVPGTGMIANNYMFNFDPHPGKALSIAPGKRVFTSQAPMMALRDGRVAYALGLPGGLRIFGSAMQALINLIDHGMGLQEAVEAPRVWTQGWDLEVERGISEAAQAELSRRGHRVTRVGRVAGGINAIAFHPDGSMTGAACWRADGTVLGIGGGLARPGVRFSAH from the coding sequence ATGACCGTCAATGCTGCGTCCTCCGGTGTGCCCGCCTTGTCCCCGGCGTTTGCATGCGAGAAGACGCCGGTTCACGCGACAAAGGGAATGGTCGTCACCAACCACCCCCTGGCATCGCAGGCGGCGAGCCAGATGCTGCTCTCCGGCGGCAACGCGATCGACGCCACGGTAGCCGCGCTCTTCGCCCTCACCGTGGTGGAGCCGATGATGGTCGGTGTGCTCGGCGGCGGACTGCTCCATATCCGCCAGGCTGACGGATCGCATCGCGTCATCGATGCTCTGTCGACCGCGCCTGCGGCCGCCCATGCCGGCATGTACGAGACGGTGTCGGATGTGCTGCCCGATTATCAGATCACCGTCGGCCGGCGGAATGAGACGGGTGATGCGGCGGTCGCCGTGCCTGGAGCGCTGGCCGGCTGGTGCGAAGCCCTTAAGCGGTTCGGCAGGCTGCCGCTCGGCGATGTCATGGCTCCGGCGATCCAGCTCGCCGCACGCGGCTTCGCCGTCACGCCCTATCTCGTCGACTGCATCACCGACACCGCCGCCGACCTCGCGCGCGACAATGGTCTCGCCCGGCTCTATCTGCCCGGCGGCCACGCCCTTGAGACGGGCGACCGCCTCATTCAGGGCGACTACGCGGCCACGCTCCAGGCTATTGCGGATGAGGGGTCCGACGCGCTTTACCGCGGCCCGCTTGGCGCGGCGCTGGCAACGGCCACCTCCAGCGGCGGCGGCTCCCTCGCGGTCTCGGACCTCGCCGACTATGCAACTGTCACCCGCGATGTCGTTCGCAGCCATTACCGTGGCTTCGAGATCGTCGGGCCGCCGCCGCCCTCCTCGGCCGGTGTGCATATCGCGCAGATGCTCAATATTCTTGAGGGCTACGACATCGGCGCGCTGGGTTTCGGCACGGCGGACAACGCGCATCTCCTCGCTGAAGTGCTGAAGATCGCCTTCGCCGATCGCGCCGTCGCCACGGCGGATCCGGCCTTCGTCGAAGTGCCGGTCGCTCGCCTCATCGATCCCGCCTATGCGGCCGAGCGACGGGCTGCCTTATCGATCGATCAGGCCAGGGATTGGCTGCCGGGCATTTCCGCCGGCCGCAGCCTCATGCCGCCTGAATCACCCAACACCACCCATGTCACGATCGCGGACAGCGAGGGCAACGTGGTCGCCGCCACGCAGACCATCAATTCCGTCTTCGGCGCGCGGGTCATGGTGCCCGGCACGGGCATGATCGCCAATAACTACATGTTCAATTTCGATCCACACCCCGGCAAGGCGCTGTCGATCGCCCCCGGCAAGCGCGTCTTCACCTCGCAGGCACCGATGATGGCGCTCAGGGATGGGCGCGTCGCCTATGCGCTCGGCCTTCCCGGCGGGTTGCGCATCTTCGGCTCGGCCATGCAGGCGCTGATCAATCTCATCGACCATGGGATGGGCTTGCAGGAGGCGGTGGAAGCCCCTCGCGTATGGACGCAAGGGTGGGATCTCGAAGTCGAGCGCGGTATCAGCGAGGCGGCGCAGGCCGAGCTCTCCCGCCGTGGCCATCGCGTCACGCGCGTGGGGCGCGTCGCCGGCGGCATAAATGCCATCGCCTTCCATCCCGACGGCTCCATGACGGGAGCCGCCTGCTGGCGGGCCGACGGCACCGTTCTCGGCATCGGCGGCGGCCTTGCCCGCCCGGGTGTCCGCTTTTCAGCCCACTGA
- a CDS encoding MBOAT family protein yields the protein MLFFSQSFLFVFLPIVLAGALFLSRIRGALFVVPWLAVASVVFYVQDGWRHAVLLALSIVVNWIVGAGLMRARDNPRVARMIFLAGVAFDVGLLAVFKYLDFLIRTANDLTGWHGAAFEIALPVGISFYTFTQIAYISDVYLKRHDHEPFIPYVLFVTFFPHLIAGPIIHHKEMMPQFHARRRISLFSDEMAQGWLLFAIGLFKKLVVADTLALFADRGFADKAELGVGDAWLASLAYTFQLYFDFSGYADMAVGLALMFGILLPFNFNSPYKALNIQDFWRRWHMTLSRWLRDYLYIPLGGNRGTEARTLGNLFIVFLVGGLWHGAAWTFVIWGAMHGAAIVVHRLWVQAGMRMMPALALPLTFLFVNVAWVPFRAPDGATAAGILSAMAGRAQSTDVMTLFAMDWHWLVALLALCVGIVWSMPNSQTIVLGGRWRIGWVSGVATGLAIFLALIRAGGGETSPFLYFNF from the coding sequence GTGCTCTTCTTTTCCCAGTCGTTCCTCTTCGTCTTTCTGCCGATCGTGCTGGCCGGCGCGTTGTTTCTCTCCCGTATCCGGGGCGCCCTGTTCGTGGTGCCGTGGCTCGCCGTCGCCTCGGTGGTGTTCTATGTGCAGGACGGCTGGCGCCACGCCGTCCTCCTGGCCCTGTCCATCGTCGTCAACTGGATCGTGGGGGCCGGCCTCATGCGGGCGCGGGACAATCCCCGCGTGGCGCGCATGATCTTCCTTGCCGGAGTGGCCTTCGACGTCGGCCTGCTGGCGGTGTTCAAGTACCTCGATTTCCTCATTCGCACTGCGAATGATCTCACCGGCTGGCATGGCGCGGCCTTTGAAATAGCGCTGCCGGTCGGTATCTCCTTCTATACATTCACGCAGATCGCCTACATTTCAGATGTCTATCTCAAGCGTCACGATCACGAGCCGTTCATCCCTTATGTCCTCTTCGTGACCTTCTTCCCGCATCTGATCGCCGGCCCCATCATCCACCACAAGGAGATGATGCCGCAGTTTCACGCGCGCCGGCGGATCTCGCTGTTTTCCGATGAAATGGCGCAAGGCTGGCTTCTGTTCGCGATCGGGTTGTTCAAGAAGCTCGTCGTCGCCGACACGCTCGCCCTGTTCGCCGATCGCGGGTTCGCTGACAAGGCGGAGCTCGGCGTGGGCGATGCGTGGCTCGCGAGCCTCGCTTATACCTTCCAGCTCTATTTCGACTTCTCGGGCTATGCCGACATGGCGGTAGGGCTCGCGTTGATGTTCGGCATCCTTCTGCCGTTCAACTTCAATTCGCCCTACAAGGCGCTCAATATCCAGGATTTCTGGCGCCGCTGGCATATGACGCTGTCACGCTGGCTGAGGGACTATCTCTATATTCCACTCGGCGGCAACCGCGGCACCGAGGCCCGGACGCTGGGCAATCTCTTCATCGTCTTCCTGGTCGGCGGCCTCTGGCATGGCGCGGCCTGGACCTTCGTGATCTGGGGCGCCATGCATGGCGCCGCCATCGTCGTCCACCGGCTTTGGGTGCAAGCCGGGATGCGGATGATGCCGGCGCTCGCGTTGCCACTGACCTTCCTGTTCGTCAATGTCGCCTGGGTGCCGTTTCGCGCGCCGGATGGCGCAACGGCGGCCGGAATCCTGTCCGCGATGGCCGGCCGCGCGCAATCAACCGACGTCATGACGCTGTTCGCCATGGATTGGCACTGGCTTGTCGCCCTGCTCGCGCTGTGCGTGGGAATAGTCTGGAGCATGCCCAATTCCCAGACGATCGTCCTTGGCGGGCGCTGGCGCATAGGCTGGGTGAGCGGCGTGGCGACGGGCCTCGCGATCTTCCTCGCGCTCATCCGCGCGGGCGGTGGCGAAACGTCGCCGTTCCTGTACTTCAATTTCTAG